Proteins from one Elgaria multicarinata webbii isolate HBS135686 ecotype San Diego chromosome 3, rElgMul1.1.pri, whole genome shotgun sequence genomic window:
- the LOC134395741 gene encoding RLA class I histocompatibility antigen, alpha chain 11/11-like, with protein sequence MGVSEPSQGLPQFTATGYVDDQLFIQYDSDTKKAQARVPWMEKLEKDDAQYLDRQTQALHGWVKKFRVDLENARNFYNQSKGFHTWQLMYGCELRGDGSKGGHLQYGYDGRDYIALDKETLTWTAADVPAQNTKRKLEAEPAIAEHDKAYLEEECIEWLRRYLDYGKETLLRKERPVVKVTTQAEHDSMETLVCQAHGFYPKAIETTWTRDGEVLEHKTFHRDVAPNSDGTFHAWLSIQIDPKDRDRYRCRVEHDSLLEPLVFAWEETSASNLGLIIRCVVGAAMALLVAGIIGIYFYSKYKRSC encoded by the exons ATGGGGGTGTCGGAGCCCAGCCAGGGGCTGCCCCAGTTTACCGCTACGGGCTACGTAGACGACCAGCTCTTTATCCAGTACGACAGCGACACCAAGAAGGCCCAGGCTCGCGTCCCCTGGAtggagaagctggagaaggacGACGCCCAATACTTGGACCGGCAGACCCAGGCCTTGCATGGCTGGGTGAAGAAATTCAGAGTGGATTTGGAGAATGCACGGAACTTTTACAACCAGAGCAAGG GGTTTCATACCTGGCAGCTGATGTACGGCTGTGAGCTGAGGGGCGACGGGAGCAAAGGAGGGCATTTGCAGTATGGCTACGATGGGAGGGACTACATCGCCCTGGACAAGGAGACCCTCACCTGGACGGCCGCCGATGTCCCGGCACAAAACACCAAGAGGAAGCTGGAGGCTGAACCTGCCATTGCCGAGCACGACAAGGCCTACCTGGAGGAGGAATGCATTGAGTGGCTGCGGAGATACCTGGACTACGGCAAGGAGACTCTGCTGAGGAAAG AGCGCCCCGTGGTGAAGGTGACGACCCAGGCGGAGCATGACAGCATGGAGACCCTCGTCTGCCAGGCCCACGGCTTCTACcccaaggccatcgagaccaccTGGACGAGAGATGGGGAGGTCTTGGAGCATAAGACCTTCCACAGGGACGTCGCCCCCAATTCGGACGGGACCTTCCACGCCTGGCTCAGCATCCAGATCGACCCCAAGGATCGGGACCGCTACCGGTGCCGTGTGGAGCATGACAGCCTGCTGGAGCCCCTGGTCTTTGCCTGGGAGGAGACCAGTG CATCCAACTTGGGGCTCATTATCAGGTGCGTTGTGGGAGCCGCCATGGCCCTGCTGGTGGCTGGGATCATTGGGATCTATTTCTACAGTAAGTATAAACGTTCCTGCTGA